Proteins from a genomic interval of Diprion similis isolate iyDipSimi1 chromosome 10, iyDipSimi1.1, whole genome shotgun sequence:
- the LOC124411434 gene encoding uncharacterized protein LOC124411434, with amino-acid sequence MSVLETRQSPSAGETIPVLPCDQDTSPLSNDEVFYFQEDKSIPTKKAGNDAGSSSITICDQKKGKEVSTPEQAVYSASDNYAKRESRPAETVSENGSTIKKSQRNQASDIDASKKHNKQGILKKLSAGDQTGNFSLVKIQIETCPQFTENKTSRSSKTVEGESDAKSSRVKQNSTQSQTQTQSYSSVEPEMETETLRNSNSRSRVKKSAISEGSKSAKANPECSKEKRSSLGNKAVKSCSKVSDKRDVKKQKPSCSPFKKLSRSSLTIEPDKITVNLSKYSPCASRLAASSKILSSNSPTSPESPLRAVRSRSPSNYGNCSSTSSLSASARSREVGTGVEKVTIQASLSLNIRQFQKSGNSTPRSKSVGDSCVTSPTSEGTTTSCSPTGTEILSLDEVGSNAVVNNDAENTAPKHTLVGEIQGNCVTRGSQKMKKTTLETKC; translated from the exons ATGTCCGTGCTGGAAACCAGG CAATCGCCCTCCGCAGGGGAGACTATCCCAGTTCTTCCCTGTGACCAGGATACCTCGCCTCTCTCAAACGATGAGGTATTCTACTTCCAAGAGGATAAATCTATCCCGACTAAAAAAGCTGGCAACGATGCCGGTTCTTCCTCAATTACAATATGTGACCAAAAAAAAGGCAAGGAAGTATCGACGCCTGAACAGGCTGTCTACTCCGCTAGTGATAATTACGCCAAGAGAGAGTCAAGACCGGCTGAAACTGTCTCGGAAAACGGtagtacgataaaaaaaagtcagagaAATCAGGCCAGTGACATTGACGCGTCAAAGAAACACAACAAGCAGGGAATATTGAAGAAATTGTCGGCCGGGGATCAGACCGGCAACTTTAGCTTGGTCAAAATCCAGATTGAAACTTGTCCGCAATTCACTGAAAATAAAACCAGCCGGAGTTCTAAGACTGTGGAAGGCGAAAGTGACGCAAAATCATCGAGGGTAAAACAGAACAGTACACAGAGTCAAACACAGACTCAAAGCTATAGCTCTGTTGAACCTGAGATGGAAACAGAGACCCTAAGGAACAGTAACAGTAGAAGTCGTGTTAAGAAATCGGCGATTTCGGAGGGTTCGAAAAGCGCTAAGGCGAACCCTGAATGCTCAAAAGAAAAGAGATCCTCACTGGGTAACAAGGCTGTGAAAAGCTGTTCGAAGGTCAGCGATAAACGTGACgtgaaaaagcaaaaaccTTCTTGCAGTCCGTTCAAGAAGCTCAGTCGATCTTCGCTTACCATTGAGCCTGATAAGATCACCGTTAATTTATCAAAGTATTCGCCATGCGCCAGCAGACTCGCAGCTAGTTCAAAAATACTGTCCAGTAACTCGCCAACGAGTCCAGAGAGCCCTCTGAGGGCCGTGCGCTCCAGAAGTCCGTCAAACTATGGCAACTGTTCGTCAACCTCTTCTTTGTCAGCCTCAGCCAGATCGCGTGAGGTGGGGACGGGAGTGGAAAAAGTAACTATTCAGGCCAGCCTATCACTCAATATAAGGCAGTTTCAAAAATCAGGTAATTCTACTCCGAGAAGTAAAAGTGTCGGCGACAGCTGTGTCACCTCGCCTACCAGCGAGGGAACTACGACTAGCTGCTCTCCGACTGGAACTGAAATACTCTCTCTTGACGAAGTAGGATCTAACGCAGTAGTCAACAATGACGCGGAGAATACGGCACCGAAACATACTCTCGTCGGTGAGATCCAGGGCAATTGTGTTACTCGTGGCTctcaaaagatgaaaaaaactaCACTGGAGACCAAGTGTTAG
- the LOC124411706 gene encoding alpha/beta hydrolase domain-containing protein 17B, whose product MNGLSLSELCCLFCCPPCPSRIAAKLAFLPPEPTYSFTEDEASSSKFTIALSERAEWQYTEREKESVEGFYARTSRGNRIACLFVRCSATARFTILFSHGNAVDLGQMSSFYLGLGSRINCNIFSYDYSGYGVSGGKPSEKNLYADIDAAWHALRTRYGISPENIILYGQSIGTVPTVDLAARYEVGAVVLHSPLMSGMRVAFPNTKRTWFFDAFPSIDKVPKVTSPVLVIHGTEDEVIDFSHGLAIYERCPRPVEPLWVEGAGHNDVELYNQYLERLKQFVSVELVN is encoded by the exons ATGAACGGCCTCAGCTTGAGCGAGCTGTGCTGCCTCTTCTGCTGCCCCCCATGTCCGTCCAGGATCGCGGCGAAGCTCGCCTTCCTTCCTCCAGAGCCGACGTACTCCTTCACCGAGGACGAGGCCTCCAGTTCTAAATTCACCATCGCCCTCTCGGAGCGTGCCGAGTGGCAATACACGGAACGCGAGAAGGAATCCGTCGAGGGTTTCTACGCCCGCACCTCCCGCGGGAATCGGATCGCCTGCCTGTTCGTCAGGTGCTCGGCAACCGCGAGGTTTACGATACTATTTTCCCACGGAAATGCCGTCGACCTCGGACAGATGTCCAGCTTCTACCTGGGCCTCGGCTCCAGGATAAACTGCAATATATTCAGCTACGATTACTCTGGGTACGGGGTATCAGGCGGCAAACCCTCGGAGAAGAATTTGTACGCCGATATCGACGCCGCTTGGCATGCTCTCAGGACCAGGTACGGCATCAGCCCTGAAAACATCATCCTCTATGGACAGAGCATCGGTACCGTTCCTACCGTCGATCTTGCCGCCAGGTATGAAGTCGGCGCTGTCGTTCTTCATTCGCCTCTTATGTCCGGGATGAGGGTCGCCTTTCCCAATACCAAGAGGACCTGGTTCTTCGACGCTTTTCCTAG TATAGACAAAGTTCCAAAAGTGACGTCGCCTGTTCTGGTCATTCACGGGACGGAAGACGAAGTCATAGACTTTAGCCATGGTCTAGCGATTTACGAACGATGTCCAAGACCTGTGGAACCATTATGGGTTGAG GGAGCAGGTCACAACGACGTGGAGCTTTACAATCAGTATTTGGAACGACTGAAGCAGTTTGTAAGCGTAGAGCTGGTCAACTGA
- the LOC124411704 gene encoding uncharacterized protein LOC124411704: MEVNVLTLLLMIASMGLAKATIANWEGCGGRLERALDALRRDTTRRTRPEDDEPESGIIYQQVLRSAPLEMVVSRVSVKLPQDSRGRGGPWAQVERCVYEPSNNSLQTRLVFSDLTVSGRITLLPLDYRVALPAESCRMTLRLRRAGVDFYTSPIARGRGQMRIRTESSFLEPRFASIYAFGCRPTRGDKQIKRQDKWPPQPTLVNGHVAPNIVKNVVPAGNPTENYEEAEPREIPSTTTKDDVVDVERESRKARALFQTDPRPGIWRKSDWITRSSSVRQRREVADITPQDFALALAKKARALLMEDAESLTKDSASVMSAKRQVETGDSQGSIHKNGSDVGHGAATNLQNIEVKANYKRETTEIPIVEETLRPRELLLEEDLADDINLANADDFEGRAWHVREGVTREMEDVFLKGASQALTSYIERQLHPAIKETLMLSMGYTISYG; the protein is encoded by the exons ATGGAGGTCAATGTCTTGACGTTACTTCTCATGATCGCATCGATGGGGTTGGCCAAGGCTACGATCGCGAACTGGGAAGGATGCGGTGGTCGACTAGAACGAGCCTTGGACGCTTTGAGGAGAGACACGACGAGGAGGACGCGCCCCGAAGACGATGAGCCCGAGTCGGGAATCATATACCAGCAAGTTTTACGCTCTGCACCACTGGAAATGGTCGTGTCCCGGGTCAGCGTAAAG CTTCCGCAGGATTCGAGAGGACGCGGAGGTCCTTGGGCGCAGGTAGAACGCTGCGTATACGAGCCAAGTAACAATTCCCTGCAGACGCGACTGGTCTTTAGCGATCTGACAGTGTCAGGACGCATAACTCTCCTTCCTCTTGATTATCGGGTCGCACTACCCGCGGAATCTTGCAGAATGACGTTGCGACTGCGACGCGCTGGGGTCGACTTTTACACGAGCCCGATCGCTCGGGGACGAGGTCAAATGCGTATTCGTACAGAATCTAGCTTCCTAGAGCCTCGCTTTGCTTCCATCTACGCTTTTGGATGCCGGCCGACTCGTGGTGATAAACAAATTAAACGACAGGACAAGTGGCCCCCACAGCCGACGCTTGTGAATGGTCACGTAGCCCCGAATATT GTAAAGAACGTAGTTCCGGCGGGAAATCCAACGGAGAACTATGAGGAGGCAGAACCGCGCGAAATTCCTTCAACCACGACGAAGGACgacgtcgtcgacgtcgagAGGGAGAGCCGGAAAGCGCGTGCGCTGTTTCAAACGGATCCACGACCCGGTATCTGGCGTAAGAGCGACTGGATAACTCGTTCGTCGTCGGTTAGACAACGAAGAGAAGTCGCTGACATAACGCCGCAGGACTTCGCTTTGGCCCTTGCGAAGAAAGCTCGTGCATTGTTGATGGAAGACGCGGAATCCTTGACGAAGGATTCAGCAAGCGTAATGAGTGCGAAGAGGCAAGTTGAGACTGGCGATTCACAAGGTTCGATTCACAAAAATGGAAGCGATGTGGGTCATGGGGCAGCTACAAACTTACAGAATATCGAAGTTAAGGCAAATTACAAACGCGAAACCACGGAGATACCGATCGTCGAAGAAACACTGAGACCCAGAGAATTGCTCCTCGAAGAAGACCTCGCCGATGACATTAATCTTGCAAATGCCGACGATTTCGAGGGAAGAGCCTGGCACGTGAGGGAAGGCGTAACCAGAGAAATGGAAGACGTGTTTTTGAAAGGAGCTAGTCAGGCGTTGACAAGTTACATCGAGAGGCAATTACATCCAGCCATTAAAGAAACGCTGATGTTATCGATGGGTTACACCATCAGCTATGGATAA
- the LOC124411705 gene encoding mitochondrial thiamine pyrophosphate carrier-like, giving the protein MHDDISETSQIAKELPHSHIDDAIAGAVSGFVTRFTCQPLDVIKIRFQLQVEPITDHYISKYRSITQACTLIVKEEGVSALWKGHVPAQLLSVVYGTGKFTSYNLISKLANDYTFHDRWHHLLHFLAGAGAGIFATIVSFPFDTVRTRLVAQSSNHRVYQGILHCGIEIVRTETPRTFFRGLWPTLLQIAPHSGLQFACYAFFTDVYNQYTHHSGHNFATSMIAGSAAGLVAKTAVYPLDLARKRLQIQGFEHGRKGFGKFFRCNGFVDCIVVSIKTEGLRGLFKGLWPSQLKAAATTALHFTAYEQALMLLNSLR; this is encoded by the exons ATGCACGATGATATTAGCGAGACGTCGCAAATCGCGAAAGAATTACCTCATTCTCACATTGATGACGCAATTGCCGGCGCAGTGAGCGGTTTCGTTACTCGTTTCACGTGCCAACCCCTCGACGTTATCAAGATCAGATTTCAG ctTCAGGTTGAGCCGATAACTGATCACTATATAAGCAAGTACCGTTCAATAACGCAGGCCTGTACACTCATTGTAAAGGAAGAAGGAGTCTCTGCATTATGGAAAGGTCACGTCCCTGCTCAGCTTCTCTCCGTTGTTTATGGAACAGGAAAG TTTACATCGTACAACCTTATCAGTAAACTGGCAAATGACTACACGTTTCATGACCGATGGCATCATCTATTGCATTTTCTGGCTGGTGCTGGTGCCGGCATATTTGCAACCATCGTGTCATTCCCATTTGATACTGTAAGAACAAGATTAGTTGCTCAGTCTTCTAATCATCGTGTATATCAAGGAATATTACATTGCGGCAT agaGATTGTACGTACTGAAACTCCAAGGACATTTTTTCGAGGACTGTGGCCGACCCTGTTGCAAATTGCGCCTCATTCAGGGCTTCAGTTTGCCTGCTACGCGTTTTTTACAGATGTCTACAACCAGTACACTCATCATTCGGGACACAACTTTGCCACTTCGATGATCGCCGGTAGTGCGGCTGGTCTAGTTGCCAAGACTGCAGTTTATCCGCTTGATCTCGCACGAAAGAGATTACAGATCCAAGGCTTTGAGCACGGGAGAAAAGGCTTTGGAAAATTCTTTCGTTGCAACGGATTCGTTGATTGCATCGTTGTCAGCATCAAGACTGAGGGACTCAGGGGATTATTCAAGGGGCTTTGGCCTAGCCAATTGAAAGCTGCAGCTACGACTGCTTTGCATTTTACAGCATATGAGCAGGCTCTGATGTTGCTTAATTCCCTCCGATAA